In the genome of Deltaproteobacteria bacterium HGW-Deltaproteobacteria-18, the window GCAGCGTTACGAATACGCCCGTTCGGGACGGCCATTGCTGCCGCGTCACATCCCTGCCGACAGATTGGACCGAAGTGACGATTTCAACCAGGAACTGTTTGCCTACATGCGGCCCGTAACCCTGGCCGAACTGCTTGACCGGCATGTTTTGGAGCTTGTCAGCCGGAAGACGCTGGAGGATGAAATCGTACGGTTCTGCCGCGACACTGTCCAACTGGACGAAATGGCCCGGCAGGAACAGGACGCTGAAAGAAGGGAGAAAGCATCCAAATCCTGCCATGCTCGGCGTTTTGAGACCCCGCTGGAGGTTTCAAGGGTAATGGAGATGAAGGAAGGGCTACCCCCCGGATACATTCAGGTAGCTTGTGAGATTGAGGCGCAGGGGGCTCAGAGCGTGGCCGAGGACTTCATGCGGCAGTGCGTGGCGCAGGAAAATTCAGCGTTCGCATAACGGACGAAGAGCAGCCCGAATCCAGGCAAAAGCAGAGCCGTTTTGCATCACCACTATTGATTATACTCGCAACAGCCTTGAATCATGAAGAGCAATGGGAAAAGAGCAGGCCCCGGTCCAGGATATGGACCGGGGCCTGTTTTGTTTGGAAGGTCAGGGGTTCTAGGACGCGTTCAGGAAATCCTTCATGCAGCGGCACAGCCGGGTGATGCCGGTGTCGATGGTTTGCTCCGAGGCGTTGGAGAAATTGAGGCGCAGGGTGTTCTGGCCCGTGCCGTCGGTGTAGAAGGGCATGCCCGGCACAAAGGCGACCTTCTGTTCGATGGCCAGGTTGAAAAGGTCCATGCACGAGCCCTTGCCCTCGGGCAGTGTGACCCAGGAGAACATGCCGCCTTCGGGGCGGGTGAAGGTCACGCCTTCGGGGGCTTCCCGTTCCAGGGTCCGGACCATGGCCGCCGCCTGGGAGCCGTAGCAGGCGGTTATCTTGGCGATGTGTTCGTCGATGGAGTGTTTTTTGAGGTACTCGGCGATGACGAACTGGTTGAAGGTCGAGGAGTGCAGGTCCGCGGCCTGCTTGGCCTTGACCGCGAGGCGGATGATTTCCGGGGGCGCGACCATCCAGCCGAGGCGAAAGCCCGGCACCGTGATCTTGGAGAAGCTGCCGAGCATGATGCTGCGACCGCCGGTATGGGCGAATACGGGCTTGTGGTGTTCGCCGCAGAAACGCAGTTCGCCGTAGGGGTCGTCCTCGATGAAGAGGGTTTCGGGATACTTTTGCAGCAGCTTGCCGAGCTCCTCGCGTTTGGCCCTGGAGTAGGTCAGGCCCGAGGGGTTCTGGAAGTTGGGCACGGCGTAGAAGAGCTTGGGTTGGCCCGTGGCAAGCAGGGCTTCGACCTGCGCCAGATTGGGGCCGTCGGCCTCCAAATCCACGGTGACGAAGCGTGGCTCGAACATGGTGAAAGCCTGGATGGTGCCCAGGTAGCTCGGTCTTTCCAGGATGACCTCGTCGTCCTTTTCAATGAAGAGCTTGCCCAAAAGATCGAGACACTGCTGGGAGCCGGTGGTGATCAGCACCTGATCCGGGTCCACGCTCACGCCGTGACGGGAGTAGCGGTTTGCGATCCAGGCCCTGAGCTCGGCGTGGCCTTCCGTGGTCGAGTACTGCAGGGCGCGCGCTCCGGACGTGGCCAGGGTTTCGCGGGCGGCTTCCTGCAGGGCCTCAATGGGAAAAAGGCTCGGGTTGGGAAGTCCGCCGGCAAAGGAGGTGATGCTCGGGTCCTGGGTGACTTTGAGTATCTCGCGAATGAATGATTTCGGAGTGTTCTGGATGCGGTTGGTGAATCGAAAACTCATGTTGCCTCCTTGAGGCCGGTGTTATGCTAAAAATAATCTGCCCAGTGCCACGCAGCCCATGCCGGTGACGATGGCGCCGACAAAGCTCTTTGTTTTCCAGCACACCGCGAAGGTCGGGATGGCCGCCCACAGAAAGATGTTTTCAGCGGAGAAATCAAGCCCTTTTTCCGTTACGACAAGCGACGGCAGCAGCATGGCCGAAAGCACCGCCACGGGGATGAAGCCCAGCCAGCGCACAACGGAATCGGGCAGGGTGCGCTGCGCCAGGGCCAGGAGCGGCAGGGCGCGCGGGACATAGGTCACGGCCATCATGCCGAGAATGGTCAGGAAGATTGTCTGCTGGTCCATGCGTGAACTCCAAGGCCAATGGTTGCGGCGATGATGGTCGCGGCCAGGACATGACTCTGGTCAAGGCCCGCGAGCATGAGGACTGTGGACAGGACGCCCGCGATGACGGCCACGGCGAGGTGCTGCCGCGACTTGAGCTGACCCAGCAGCAGCGCGATGAACATGGCCGGCAGGGCGTAATCAAGGCCGATGGGCCGGATGTCGGTGATGAGCGTGCTTGCGGCCAGGCCAAGGACAGTCCCGCCGACCCAGGCGCTCTGGGCGATGACGTTGATGCCGAAGGTCTCACCCGGTCCGGTCTCGCTTTTTGCGAAGCGTCCGACATGCAGGGCAAAGGTTTCGTCCGTCAGCTGATAGGAGAAGAGGCCCAGGCGCGATTTGCTCCAGCCTCGCAGATAGGGGGCCAGGGCCGCCGACATGAGCAGGTGGCGCAGATTGACGACAAAAGTCGTGGCCACGATAGCCAGAGGTGCGGCTTTGGCCGCAAACAGGCCGACCGCGATGAGCTGGGCCGAACCGGCAAAGACCAGCAGGCTCATGAGAACGGTGTTGATGCCCGAAAGACCGGATTTCTGGGCCAGAACGCCATAGGCAAAGCCTACTGGCACGTAGCCCAGGATGATGGGCAGGGTCTGCCTGAATGCCGAGACCAGCGTGGATTCGGTCCGGCCGGCGGTGGAAAGGGTGTCGCAGTTCATAATCGATTATCCTCGTACGGCTCAACCTAGTCAAAAACTGTTTGCAGTACAGATACAGTTTGCATAAATTTAAACCATAACAGATTGGAGGGGCGCCGGGCTGCAAACTGGGGATGAGATGGTGGCACGGAGGTCCGTTCAGGGCAAGGTCGAAAGGTTGGGGCCGGAGACAGCTTTTTATCTGACGTCGGATGGGGGGGTGGCTGGTGTCGGGGGTGGCGGTCCGCCGGAACTCCCTCGCCGGCCTCGTAGAGACGATCCATTGCGTGCAGCGCGTTCAGGCGGCGGATCGGCCGGTAAGGCAATGGTTCGTCAAACGATGCCTGGCTCGGTCAGACAGCCGACGGACCGCCACCCCCGACACCAGCCAAACCCTGCGGTATCTCTGTGAATGTAAAGGCAGAAATCCATGTTTTGGATCGTAAGCGCCCGATGCCTCCGATTTCGGAAAAAGCCCTGCGCGATAACCTGAAACGCAGTCACGACGGGAACAGCCCCGCTTACCGTGCCATGCGAGAGGCCTTTACCATGGAAGATTTCAGATACCGTCAGATCGAGCAGAACCTCATGCAGCAGATCGCCTCGGGAACCCTTGGTCCCGGGGCCAGGCTGCCTTCCCTGCGTCATGTCAGCCTGCGTAGCCGGGTGGCGGTGAGCACTGTGCTGCAGGCCTACGCCGAACTGGAACGCAAGGGGGTCATCGAGTCGCGGCCCAGATCCGGTTTTTTCGTGCGGCGCGACGCTCGGCAACTGCCTCCTCCCCCGCGCAATCCCCGGCCCGTTCTCCGGCCCCACACCGTCAACCGCAGCCAGCTCATTTCCGCCGTGCTCGAGACCGTGGGCGACCGGGAGCTTCTGCCTCTGGGTATCAACTGCCCTTCCGAGGAACTGCTGCCTTACCGCGAACTGGCCAAGGTGGCGGCCCGTTTGTCGCGGGAAGATCCCAAGCGGCAGGTCAGCTATCTGCCCGTGGAAGGCAGCCTCGAGCTGCGCCGCCAGCTGTCCCTGCGAGCGGCCCAGGCGGGGCTTGCCGTGCGGCCCGAGGAGATCATCATCACCTGCGGGGCGCTCGAAGCCCTGCATGTGGCCGTGCGCAGTCTGGTGCGGCCCGGCGACAACGTGCTCATCCAGGCCCCGTCCTATTTCTGTTTTCAGCAGCTTCTGGAGAATCAGGGCGTGCGCTCCATCGAGATTCCCTCCCATCCACGGCACGGGGTGGACCCAGCCGACGTGGAACGGGCCCTGGAGCGGTTCGACATCAGCGCTTGCATCTTTACCCCCAATTTCAACAATCCCGACGGGTCCCTGACTTCGGACAGCGCCAAGCGGGAAATAGTGGAGCTTCTGGCCAGACGGGAGATCCCGCTTATCGAGGACGATGTCGCCGGGGATCTGCATTTCGGTCCGGTCCGGCCTTCGGTCTTCAAGATGTATGATGACCTGGGGCTGGTCATCCTCTGTTCGTCCCTGTCCAAGACGCTGTGCCCTGGCTACCGCATCGGCTGGATCATGCCGGGCCGGTTTTATCGTGAGGCCTATGAGGTCAAGGCCACCACCAACGTTTGCTCCGCGACTCTCACCCAGGAAGCCGTTGGCGCCTATTTGCGCGAGGGCCGCTATGATCGGCACCTGCGTGGTCTGCGCCGGGCCTTGCAGCAGCAGACGCAGTCCATGCAGCTGCACGTGAGCCGCACCTTCCCGGAAGGCACGCGGGTCGGCAGGCCGGAGGGCGGGGGAGTCTTGTGGGTGGAACTGCCCGGGGGCGTGGACTCGGTGGAGCTCATGTATCGGGCCAGGGAAGCGGGCATCAGCATCGCCCCCGGCACCATCTTTTCGACCCAGGACCGTTTTTCCGGACACGTACGTCTCAACTCCGGCAATCCCTGGACCGTTGAGCTGGCTGAAGGGATAGAGCGTCTGGGCGACCTGGTGGCCGAGATGGTTGGCGCATGAGGGGGGCGTGTGTCATTTTGGGATATTGACGAGGCTTCTTTGCTGGCCGAGGAAACCCCCATGTCAATGAACCCGCCGCTTTTTCCGCGCAAACTTTATGTGGAGCCGGCCACCCTGTGCAATCTGGGCTGCGCCATGTGCGTCAAACATTCCGCAGGCTGGGACTGCGAGGACGCGCTCATGGCGAGGCGCACCTTCGAGGCACTGGCCCCTCTTTTTCCCCATCTGGATACACTCAACCTGAACGGC includes:
- a CDS encoding PLP-dependent aminotransferase family protein, with amino-acid sequence MEDFRYRQIEQNLMQQIASGTLGPGARLPSLRHVSLRSRVAVSTVLQAYAELERKGVIESRPRSGFFVRRDARQLPPPPRNPRPVLRPHTVNRSQLISAVLETVGDRELLPLGINCPSEELLPYRELAKVAARLSREDPKRQVSYLPVEGSLELRRQLSLRAAQAGLAVRPEEIIITCGALEALHVAVRSLVRPGDNVLIQAPSYFCFQQLLENQGVRSIEIPSHPRHGVDPADVERALERFDISACIFTPNFNNPDGSLTSDSAKREIVELLARREIPLIEDDVAGDLHFGPVRPSVFKMYDDLGLVILCSSLSKTLCPGYRIGWIMPGRFYREAYEVKATTNVCSATLTQEAVGAYLREGRYDRHLRGLRRALQQQTQSMQLHVSRTFPEGTRVGRPEGGGVLWVELPGGVDSVELMYRAREAGISIAPGTIFSTQDRFSGHVRLNSGNPWTVELAEGIERLGDLVAEMVGA
- a CDS encoding branched-chain amino acid ABC transporter permease, with amino-acid sequence MNCDTLSTAGRTESTLVSAFRQTLPIILGYVPVGFAYGVLAQKSGLSGINTVLMSLLVFAGSAQLIAVGLFAAKAAPLAIVATTFVVNLRHLLMSAALAPYLRGWSKSRLGLFSYQLTDETFALHVGRFAKSETGPGETFGINVIAQSAWVGGTVLGLAASTLITDIRPIGLDYALPAMFIALLLGQLKSRQHLAVAVIAGVLSTVLMLAGLDQSHVLAATIIAATIGLGVHAWTSRQSS
- a CDS encoding aspartate aminotransferase, with protein sequence MSFRFTNRIQNTPKSFIREILKVTQDPSITSFAGGLPNPSLFPIEALQEAARETLATSGARALQYSTTEGHAELRAWIANRYSRHGVSVDPDQVLITTGSQQCLDLLGKLFIEKDDEVILERPSYLGTIQAFTMFEPRFVTVDLEADGPNLAQVEALLATGQPKLFYAVPNFQNPSGLTYSRAKREELGKLLQKYPETLFIEDDPYGELRFCGEHHKPVFAHTGGRSIMLGSFSKITVPGFRLGWMVAPPEIIRLAVKAKQAADLHSSTFNQFVIAEYLKKHSIDEHIAKITACYGSQAAAMVRTLEREAPEGVTFTRPEGGMFSWVTLPEGKGSCMDLFNLAIEQKVAFVPGMPFYTDGTGQNTLRLNFSNASEQTIDTGITRLCRCMKDFLNAS
- a CDS encoding branched chain amino acid ABC transporter: MDQQTIFLTILGMMAVTYVPRALPLLALAQRTLPDSVVRWLGFIPVAVLSAMLLPSLVVTEKGLDFSAENIFLWAAIPTFAVCWKTKSFVGAIVTGMGCVALGRLFLA